GCGCAATCAGCCCGGATCGGTCTTGCTGGCTTTCTTGTCTTCCTGGGTGGCGCGCATGGTGTAGTTCTCTGGTGTATGGGTGTTGGGGGTAAAGTTGGGCATTAGAGTCACATATTTGCAGGTCGTCGCCATCGGACCATTAACCTATGTACTCTCGCTACTACCAATTTCAGTCAGCGGACTAGGACTGCGCGAAGTCAGTATGTCGGCCATGTATATTTCACTTGGCGCCAACATCGAGCAAGCCCTCACGTTGGTGGCGATCACGCGCTTCATCCTCATGCTAGAAACATTGCCCGGGGCATTGTGGGTATCGCAGATGCTAACACAAGCAAAAACAATCAACCTGCACACAAATACAACCCCCAATTCATCTGCTACACAAGTAGGCGAGATTCGATAACTCGCGTCCAACACCACAATTGCAGAATATTCTGTAGCGAGAATTCAAAAGAAGGGTGTGCTTTTCGGGGCAAGCGGGCACGAATTTTGCAAGGTAAGTGTTGAGTGTATAGCAATAGAGTTTGGTATAATTTATTCAGGTAGCGTGACACGTTACCAAACACTTCATAGTACAAACCTGCAATAACTTTAATCGCTCGGTGGCGGAGGCATTTTCGCCGAATTGGATTTTATCAACCACCAAATTCCCAGCCCTGCCGCGGTGCCAACACCAAGAACCACCACTGTGCCTACGGCCAGAATCAGGCCTAATTGTTTCCGAGCCGCATCGTCTGCAGGGGTATCGCCTTCGCCGCTTCCGGTGCTGTCACTTTCGAGAGCAATTGTTGGAACTTCAATTACCGTGTCTGTGCTAGTAGCCGATGCCATTTCTGTCGGCGTTTCCGATGCTAATTCTGTGGCTGTTGGTGTCACAGATGCAAGTTCAGTGGGCGTGGCGGATGGCGTAAGGCTAGGCGCAGGTGTCGCCGTTGGCACGGTTTGGTTGAGTGAGCCTGCCCAGGCCAATTGATTATCAAAATTACCCAAAGCTGCAACTACGACAGCAAGCACAATTACAACCAGTTTTTGAATCAATGACTTTTTCATCTTGCCTCCCGATGGAGCATCCAGTTCGCTCCACACAATACAATAGTTACGGCTGTTGGAGTCTCTTCCAGTGGTAAAACCACATCGCGTGCGCAATTTCATCTTTTTTATTATTAGCGTTGCCAGCATTCTGTGGGCAGATGCACTTTTCTATTTTACCATTCATCTCGTTGAAGAATCATCGGTCTATACATCTGTTAATTCCACCAATATGTTTTCGGTTACAGAATTTAACACTTGGGGCAGCCACCTTCCGGTGCTGGACCGCGATTTACAGATATTACGCCGACTTTCCTGGCCGCTAACGCCTGTCTTCAAGGTAGCAAATTCCTTGCCAGGTATAGGCAAATCTCTGGGTCAGGTGCCTATTCTGCTGCATTTTTCGGCAAATCTGGCCGAGGCAGGCCATTTAGTATACACGAATTTATCGCCTATCCTCGCCATGACCCAGGCAGAGACACTCAACGAAGATTATTTGCAACAGATTTACAGGGTCCTTTCGGAAGCCCGACCCGAAATTTCACGCGCCGCCGAAGCACTGGCCAACGCCCGGGCAATTCGCCCACAGATTGAAACAGCGCAACTCCCCCATCAACTTGGCGATGCAATCCAGCAATTTGATGAACAATATACAGAAATACAACAAGGGCTACAAATCCTGATGTTGATTCCAGATTTACTGGGCAGCGAGGAGCAGCCGCGCGCCTACCTGGTGCTAGCTCAAAACCGGGATGAATTGCGTGCCACAGGGGGGTTTATCTCCGGCATTGGCATCGCCGAATTTGCGGCAGGTGATATTGTCAATCTTACAATGCAAGATTCCTACGCCGTGGACGATTTTGCAAAAAACTACCCCCCACCGCCAGATGCCTTGCATCAATTTATGCTGGCCGGTTTGTGGCTGCCGCGGGATGCCAACTGGTCGCCCGATTTCCCCACCGCGGCGCGCAGCGCGCAAGATTTATACACCCTCTCTACCAGTCAGGCTACACATGGCGTGATCGCTGTCGATCAGGAAGCCGTAAAAATGTTACTCAACCATCTGGGAGAATTGGATTTAGCCGCGTTCTCCGAAACAGTCACCGCTGAAAATGTGGAATACCTGATGCAACAGGCCTGGGCAGACTCCCCCGATGCTGCGTTGAGCCAGGAATGGTGGCAGCACCGCAAAGATTTTATGCCCCAACTAGGAGGCGCGCTGGCCGAGAATTTTCTGGCTCTCCGAGATGTGGAAAAGCTCCTGAACATCGGACGCGCGGCGCTGGAATCGCTCAAGGCGGGGCATATCTTAATTTATGTGAACCAGCCCGAAATCCAGAATGCGCTGGCAAAGATTGGCCTGGATCACAGTGTTCATCCCGGAGAGGGCGATTTCCTTTATCTGGTTGATTCCAATGTCAGCTTCAATAAAACCGATGCGGTAATCCAACGCCAAATTACTTATCTGGTAAATTTTTCAAATCCTGAAATGATTCCGGCGATGTTGATTGTAAAATACACCCATAATGGCACACAAGCAGTTGCCTGTGTGCACCAGGCCGATTATGGCAGCGGGGTCTATGCCGATATGCAGGCACGCTGCTACTGGGATTATTGGCGCGCGTATATCGCACCTGATACCGCTGTTATAGGCACAAATTCCACCCCCGTTTCAGGGACATGGCTGCTGAGTGGCGAAGATTGGGCCGGGGAGGTCTCATCCGGAACGGGCGAAGGAAATGCCCAAATGTTGAGCGGTTTTTTTGTGTTACCCAGTGCCCAAAACCAAGATATTGTTTTAGAGTTGGTACTGAACCCCAGGATTTTGCAACGCTACGTGGCAGGCACGTTGAGTTATTCGCTGCGTGTTCAGAAACAGGCCGGGCTACTGACTCTACCCCTGGTGCTTCAAATCAAGCCACCTTCTGGGTATCAAATTACTAAACCAGAGACAGGCTGGGCACAAGATAGTGAATCGGGGTTCTGGGTTTGGTCTGGTGATATGATGGGAACGCAAGAATTCGAGATCACTTTTGAAGCAATCCAGGAATTTCCCTGAATAAGGATTTGCTGCAAAACCAATCTGTGCATTTTGAACTAAGTCTGAACTCTGGCTTGTAACTCACAAGGTGTCTGTTCGTTATCTGATAAAAGGAGAATTATGGAAACAAATATAATGCTCGAAAATCCACCCCCTTTGCTCGCGGACGATTTACGGCAGTATTTACGGCTGACCGGGCGCTGGAGTTGGTTGATCTTACTTGCGGCATTTCTGGCCGGGCTTTCCGCGTTCATTGTCAGCCAACAGATGCAGCCGGTGTATCAGGCATCTACAACGATCATTGTAAGTGAAGCACCCGCCACACAGGTTGGCGAGGCCTACACTGCGTTGCTTACCAGCCAGCGACTTGCCCAAACCTATGCAGAAATGATGGTAAAGAAGCCGGTACTCAACGAAGTTGTTGCTAATTTAGAACTTGCAATCAATTTGGATGATTTACACGATATGATCACCGTGCAATCCGTGCGCGATACGCAATTGATCGATGTGGCAATCGAGGATACCAACCCGCAGCGGGCGGCAGATATTGCCAACGAGATCGTCGTCGTTTTTGGCGCGCAGAACCAGGCCATGCAAGAAGCGCGCTATGCAAGCACAAAAGAACGCCTGATGTTGCAACTGGAAGAGATTCAGCAAAAAATTGCCGAATTCGAGGCTTCAATTGCAGCCTTAGGCGAATCGGAGGCACAGGCGATTGAGCGCTCACGCCTGGAATTGAGTTTAATTCAATCTCAACAAACCTATACCAATACTATGCAAAGTTATGAGCAGGTGAATCTGGCCGAAGTAGAGACGATTTCGAATGTGGTTCAGGTTGAAATTGCTGATGCGCCCGAAATACCCATTCGACCGCGCATCCTAATGAATACGGCGCTAGCTAGCGTCGTGGGGGCAATGCTGGCCGTGGGCAGCATTTTTCTGATTGAAGCCCTGGATGATACGATTCGCAATATTGATCAGGTAAATCAAATTTTGAAATTGCCGGTATTAGGCATGATCCGCAAAATGGAGGAGAGTGATGCGCCGATTACGGCAGTGCAACCACGCGCGCCTGCTTCCGAAGATTTTCGCTCCCTGCGCACCAATATCCAGTTTGCCAGTGTAGATTATCCACTGACGACAATTTTAGTAACCAGTCCCACACCGGGAGATGGTAAAACAACGGTAGCTATCAACCTGAGTATAATTCTGGCCCAGAGCGGAAAAAAAATTACTCTGCTTGATACTGACTTACGGCGGCCGCGGATTCACCATCAGCTAAAAATATCCAATCGCTGGGGGCTTACCTCGCTATTCATGAACGAAGATATTTATCTGGAGAGCGTACTGCGTAAAAACAATTCTACTGGCCTTACCGTAATTACCTCGGGGGTCTTACCACCTAATCCGGCAGAACTACTCGCTTCGGATAAAATGTATCAGTTAATTTCCAATATTAAAACAGAATCGGATGTAGTGATTTTTGATTCGCCGCCCCTGACTGCAGTGACCGACGCCGCCGTACTCAGCAAACATGTCGATGGGGTTATTCTCGTGCTCTCGCTGGGTAGAACCCGTCTGGCTGCGGCTCAACAAGCCGTGAAGCAATTGCAACAAGTCGGGGCAAATATTTTGGGGGTCGTGGTAAATAATATCCGCTCAACAAAATCACCCTATCATTATGTGTATGCATCTGAGTACTCGGATGAAAATTACTTTCGGCATAAACCAGAAAATAAAATAAAAGCCAAACCCGCAAATTCGCGCCGCAGAGAAGTTTCGAATGTTCAATAAGTACAACCGCTTTCGCCATCTTTCAAATCGAGGTTGAGTAGTTTGACATTGTCAAGGCAGATACTTTTAAACAATAAAACCTCAGGCAAATTCGCCTGAGGTTTTATGTAAACTCAGTCTGTTTTTGATAACTAAAAGGGGTTCCGGCACAAATTTCGTAAAAATTACCAGATAATATAGTACAAGATGTTAATGATAATCTAAACCGGGTTCGTTTGACAAAAACAGGGCGATGGAACCTACTCTGGAAAGTTGTCTCGTGGAAAAGGCTTTCCACATGGCTGCTCACAACCGCAAGCCTTCTAAAAACCTTCTGCATCATTCCGACCGTGGCAGTCAATATGCTGACATGTTAATGATAATCTAAAATGGGTTCTCCCGCACATTTCGTGAAGGAAGCTAGATGTCGAGGCAGGATTTAGGAAGTCCCTTACCCAAATGAGAACTTCCCTTGCTAGGCAAATTGCTACTCCCTGACCCAAGCCAACTGAACCTGGAAAATTGGCACCTTGAAAATCAAGTTCTGAAATTTCAGATTAGTGCAAGCAAAAGTAATGCTAAACTGTCCCGATTGTCAGAGGCCATCAGATCGCATCCATAGCCGATACCAACGAACATTGCCATCACAAGCCCCCGCATCATTTTGCCTTCTCAAGCGAAATTCGGGCAAAATGCACAAAAGCATGGCCAATTTCCGTCAACGCATCGGATTTCAGGTTTGCCAAATTTGAGGTTGTGTACAAATTATCATATACACTATACCAAGCCCAACGCTGCACGAGGTGATAATCATCAGCGGGAAATCCAATCTCCGGATCAGCAACACTATCTAACCAGACAAATGTATCTAGCAAATATTGTGCAACGACATCTGGCGTATACCCATACGTTGGGGAGAGCAGAATACCGTATTCGGTAATCACCAGGGGGGTATCTTGATATCCATTCTCCGCCATCCAGGAGCGAAAAGCAATGATCTGCGCTTGAAATAACCGCACATCACCATGATCTTCGGGTGTGTAAAGCTGGCC
The genomic region above belongs to Chloroflexota bacterium and contains:
- a CDS encoding DUF4012 domain-containing protein codes for the protein MVKPHRVRNFIFFIISVASILWADALFYFTIHLVEESSVYTSVNSTNMFSVTEFNTWGSHLPVLDRDLQILRRLSWPLTPVFKVANSLPGIGKSLGQVPILLHFSANLAEAGHLVYTNLSPILAMTQAETLNEDYLQQIYRVLSEARPEISRAAEALANARAIRPQIETAQLPHQLGDAIQQFDEQYTEIQQGLQILMLIPDLLGSEEQPRAYLVLAQNRDELRATGGFISGIGIAEFAAGDIVNLTMQDSYAVDDFAKNYPPPPDALHQFMLAGLWLPRDANWSPDFPTAARSAQDLYTLSTSQATHGVIAVDQEAVKMLLNHLGELDLAAFSETVTAENVEYLMQQAWADSPDAALSQEWWQHRKDFMPQLGGALAENFLALRDVEKLLNIGRAALESLKAGHILIYVNQPEIQNALAKIGLDHSVHPGEGDFLYLVDSNVSFNKTDAVIQRQITYLVNFSNPEMIPAMLIVKYTHNGTQAVACVHQADYGSGVYADMQARCYWDYWRAYIAPDTAVIGTNSTPVSGTWLLSGEDWAGEVSSGTGEGNAQMLSGFFVLPSAQNQDIVLELVLNPRILQRYVAGTLSYSLRVQKQAGLLTLPLVLQIKPPSGYQITKPETGWAQDSESGFWVWSGDMMGTQEFEITFEAIQEFP
- a CDS encoding polysaccharide biosynthesis tyrosine autokinase produces the protein METNIMLENPPPLLADDLRQYLRLTGRWSWLILLAAFLAGLSAFIVSQQMQPVYQASTTIIVSEAPATQVGEAYTALLTSQRLAQTYAEMMVKKPVLNEVVANLELAINLDDLHDMITVQSVRDTQLIDVAIEDTNPQRAADIANEIVVVFGAQNQAMQEARYASTKERLMLQLEEIQQKIAEFEASIAALGESEAQAIERSRLELSLIQSQQTYTNTMQSYEQVNLAEVETISNVVQVEIADAPEIPIRPRILMNTALASVVGAMLAVGSIFLIEALDDTIRNIDQVNQILKLPVLGMIRKMEESDAPITAVQPRAPASEDFRSLRTNIQFASVDYPLTTILVTSPTPGDGKTTVAINLSIILAQSGKKITLLDTDLRRPRIHHQLKISNRWGLTSLFMNEDIYLESVLRKNNSTGLTVITSGVLPPNPAELLASDKMYQLISNIKTESDVVIFDSPPLTAVTDAAVLSKHVDGVILVLSLGRTRLAAAQQAVKQLQQVGANILGVVVNNIRSTKSPYHYVYASEYSDENYFRHKPENKIKAKPANSRRREVSNVQ